GTAGCAGCCATTGGATTCTCCTTGTGCAAGTTGATTCACTGCGATTGTTCAAATGATTCCTGAAGTCCCATCCATCTATTCAATGTGGCATACCACACAGATCACAGACTgcgtaaataaaatataacaggcTGTCACATTATAGCATGGGAAAGAAACCAGTGCTTTAAGAGTCCTGAATTAAGTTCTGAGAAGAGCTGATAAGAGGCATGGGATCCCCAGAAGAGCACATGAACTCCCCCAAACAGGCTTCATATGACGTCCCACGCCTTGGCCTGTCCTCATACACCCCAGGTTTGGGCTTGAGAGGAGCTGCCGATGTCTGGAATCTGATCAGCAAAAgactgcatcatccactgaccatcCTGAACTTGGCTGACTGCGTTTGGATTAGTAGGTGGCTTCTCAGCTGCTTGTGCTGATGGTTAAAAGACATGAACAGACATTAAACTTTGCCACAATGGCTCTGTTACAGATATAAATGTTTTAGAACAGATAAAGACTCAAAATACACAATTAGTCTAAAgttgactgaatttgtttctctTGAACTTGTATAactttgtatacaaaaataaattccgcccaagtatcaatttctttacaaaactaatattttaataacTATTAATGGATGAGTTGGGCTGGATAGTGAAGAAAAAGCAGCCAAGAAGTGCACAGCATAGATGGGAATCccttcaatgctgtttaaaaagcatcccaggtggaaAAACTGGTTGTTAGAATGTAACAGTGTGCAAACTAGGCACTTTAAACAAGCTAAAATATAAGGGGCCATTGTACAGAGtacttatattaaaatgaatggagaaattggaacacccaatatggcagatgtagaaatggtagtcctgccttacaggtaaaagagccaatcactttttagatacagacatcacctgtcaatcaactcgagaacgcaccTGCGCATTAGCTAGTTCAGCAGGGAAAAGATTTTTTGgtgtgatctgaggtaaagaaacaatTTATGATTCTAttgtttgatcgtaatcttgatcaatagttttggagatttcggtctttcccgattcaagtagatagacctttttcacagcagcaccatctttgatttttgacaaatgacaatgaggctgtgagggatagacatacaatgggctgtactgcagtttaaagtgtttttggatcgttccgtggacaaaacattaaaaaaaaatattttcaagaacaCTCGGTTGACAAAAAACTCCGATGGGAcctaggagctttatacaactttttaccattcgtgccattaaagagacagtaagtctatccctcacagccttattgtcattcccattaaaaatcaaagatggcgctactgtgaataaggtctataggagctgtacttttatgttgcttgtatccacagaaaatagctgcctgggagtgttccaaagatggccgcaaaGTGTACTGACTTGCCCTGAAAGGGACTTTATTCCATCTGCAATGTTttacaattgttttctatgtaaacatgcactagacgccACGTCTTACAGTTTTTTTAGCATCTTGCACAGCTGcacaacatttttataaatgcagtGTCATTTTAAAAACAACTTCAACTTTTAATAACACGTTAAAAACGTGTGGCGAGTTTAATATTATTCTGAAATGTGGAAAATAGAAATAACGAAGAATGAGTAGCTGTGTCCAGCCTTTTGACTGGTGTAAGTTAATGAAGTACTCACAAATATAAAATCACAAATATAAAATCATGAATCGTACGAGGCTACCAACCTGTCTCCTCGGATGTAGAGAAGTTGCAATATCCATTGCTTTGGCCCATATCAGGTGGGGGTTCACCATAAGTTCCCCCAAAAGCTGCCTCATAACCAGGATCATACTGCTCCTCCTTGACGGCAATCCTCTTAGCATCCTCTGTAAGAGGGAGTTAGACAAAGTGGTCAAATACAATCCATAATTGTGTGTATATGACTCATAATTCTCACTTTATGATTAAGAAAATTACGGCaatcatatataaaaaaaaaaaactaactaaaGAGTGATGCTTATACCTTTGGCCATGCCGAGATCAAAGCTATAGTTCACTTCCTCAATCTCCTTGCTCCTGATCACACCCTTCAGCTGATCCCGGAGCTCTCGCAACTTGATGTAAAAATGCACTTTGTCCTGAGCACGTGGGAACTGAGCACAGCGGGCACTGGAAGAAGGCATCAGGTACAACGCCTACAGAAAAGCAGAAGATTGGACCGTGATATCCTCCTTTACAGAAGTGAGTTTTGCGCCATTGCaaatttttcatgtaatgaaCCAAAGAAAATGGTTTCTTACTGTCTCAGAATCTGGAATCTTGTGAGGCTGTAGGCCAAATTCAAGCGTTTTGGGCTTTTTCCCAAACAGCTCTCTGCAGAACATTTCATAAATACCTGAAACAAAAGTAACCAGTGAATgatattttttttcactttacatttaTACTACACAATCTGTATCTGTGGTTAATGACAGACAGATTAATCTGACAATATTTGGGCATATTAGTATTATCACTATCTGCTGACTGACAGAAGTGCTCATTTTGTgtagtgtcagttccaaaatctaacaGCAGCCTTTTGGATAGTGCATGCATTTTcgcttttaacatttgtttttgtgaattttgagttATAATGGTTAAATTTCATACATTTTGTGTATGTCTCACTTGCTAACattaaattgtaattaatgtaTTATATCAGCATTGACCATTTAAAAGGCCATATCGACCACTATCTCTGGTCATGTACTTACATTTCCCATTAAAAACTGCTATGAGTGGCttgaatttctttattttttccactAGGATTTTTCCTCCTTCTCGAAGCTCCTTACTGCAGAAAAACAGGTTAGAGGAATATCACCATTTTTACCAGGTCATGAGTAAAAGCAGCACATGTTTCCTAAATATGTACCACACCTTGAGAGATCTTTGCTTCCTGGCGTCGCTCTTGCCACCATATTTGTGAAGCCAATGCCATATTTCTCAGGCAAACTCTCATCATCCATGTGATTTAGCAGCTTCTCTGTGAATCCTGACAGGAAAAGACACTTCCCTAAAAGACACAAAATTACAGACTTTGAATGATGTTAATAACCTAATGGATGTTTAAGTCTAGGGCTGTAACTAACGGTCAtgttgataatcgattaatcttccattatttcttcgattaatcggtTGAATTGATGGCGAAGCCATTCTCGTTCATCTTATATTACTAAGTTACGTAATGAAAAGCTCTGTAAACTCTCTGAGCAGATTGGTAAACTGGACCAGAACTATTCAAATACATCATTATACAATGAAAGAGTTTTCTTGCAGGCAGAATATAATCTTCTCTCCACCAACCATGCAGAGCAGCTCTTGCTTAAATCAAGACACCATTTTTATGAGTTCGGGGACAAGCCAGGTAAAGCACTTGCTCTGCAACTcagaactgcaaaaattattatcactCAAGTCAAAACCTCAGCAGGATTAATTACATCAGACCCTCAGGCATTTAacaatttaaacttttttattctTCTTTGTATCAGTCAGACTCCCTCAAAGATCCTGATTttatcaatagttttttttttaaaatgtagacATCCCTCAAATCAATAACGAATCAAAAGCCAAACTGGATGAACCCTTTTGTTTAACAGAAATTACGCAAGCTATATCCCAGATGCAGAGTGGAAAATCCCAGGTCCCATGGATTTCCTGTAGTGTTCTTAAATAAGTTTTCTTCTTGGGTCTCCCCACTGCttgttttttgaagaaacactgaATAATGGTACTCTTCCACCTACACTGCGTCAGGCCTCGATGTCTCTTCTTTTAAAAAGTGATAAAGATCCTTCAGACTGTGGGTtctatcgtccaatttccctccTCAATGTAGATGTGAAGATTCTGGCTAAAGTCCTTTCTTTAAGGTTAGAAACTGTTATACAAGACATAATTCATCAGACCAAACAGGCTTTGTAAAAAATAGAATGGGTTTTTTTTTAACCTCAGGAGGCTGATGAACATCATTTACACATCATCTCATTTAAATACTCTAGAAGTCCTGGTCTCACTTGATGCGGAAAAGGCTTTCGACTGCATTGAGTGgatctatttattttataatgttaaaaaaattgggTTCGGTGAAAAATGTGTGTCTTGGATCAAAATTGTATATTCTTCTCCCTTGGCGTCTGTTAAAACAAACAGCATATGCTCTGGTTATTTCCCTCTTTATCGTGGCACCAGGCAGGGATGTCCCTTATCCCCCATTTTGATTGCCATAGCCATTGAGCCTCTTGCAATTTATTTTTGTACTGATCATAGGTATTTTTAGAGAAGGGAACAGAAAATATCTCTTAATGCTGATGATATTGTGTAATTCAACATGGATCCGGTAGCCCGTCTTCCCTaggttttaaatattttagaCTAATTCAGCATTTTTTTCaggttacaaattaaatttgcaCAAGAGTGAGTTTTTTCCAATTAATTCCACCGCTAGATCTCTTCCGGCAACAATTTTCCCATGTAAACTAGCCTCAAGCAGGTTTTGATATCTTGGAGTTATTGTGACATGTTGATCTCTTCAAGCATAATTTTATTCCTCTGTTAAATAAAACTAAGCAAGACCTTACCAGGTGGACCCGGCAGAATTAATGCCATAAAAATGAATGTCCTTCCcaaatttctatttttattttgaagtattccagtatttattttattaataaatgtgatttgatttgatttgatttataccTAAAACATTCTTTGCGATTTTAGATCAGTTGGTATCTGATTTCATTTGGAACAAGGGCCCTGTTAGAATTCGGAAAATAATTCTTCAGCAACCTGAGATTAGGCGGTTTTGCACTTCCAAATTTTTTGGTCAACTACTGGGTGGCCAATATTCATGGTATTTTAGATTGGAGCCAGTCACATTATGAACTCAATGGGTTCCTGCATGGGTTGACATGGCATGTGACTCTTGTAGGTATGTCTCCCTGCATACATTGGTATGTTCTCCTCTACCACTTAAATTTTCTCACCATTCTTCTAACCCTTTGGTATTACATTCTTTGAAAATTTGTTCACAATTTAGAAAGCATTTTGGCTTTCAGGCGACATCAGGCATGTCTCCTGTTTATAAAAATCCTTCCATTTTACCCTCTATGACGGATGGAGCATTTGCCCGGTGGTTCAGAAATGGCATTAGAAATATTAATGATCTCTACCATGACAATACATTTgctaatttttcatatttttcggAAAAATAcaactgtggtgatgggggcatgttCGTGTGTATATTTGTGGGAGAGaaggagtggtgtggctcgtctagctggttgacatgatttctaacagctgtttctcattacagtgatagcggagagaGCTCTTAAAAACAGCTGAGCACgccagagaaaagagagagagaacgagtgtgCAGCGTTGGTGTTTGTTTATATTGTGTGTTTGATCTATTGAgtattgtgaagaagtttgtttattttgagagtgaattattgaactgaaTGAAAGCATTGAAAAAATACTTACGCTGTACACAAAAAAAAGCCTGACCTGAAGCATGTCACTGCTCCCAGTCTCCTCATTTCCACATCCAAACCCTGACATTGTGTCACAACAACCTTCCTAAAACTCACTTCTTTCGATATCTTCAGGCTCGGGAATTTGTAAAAACTATATTTCCTCATTTCCCTCATGCGCCACTTAAGCAAGAAattgattggaatttaaagtgtcCATCAAAGTGTTTATCTCCCATATTTACAACATAATTTCTTCAATCATAGCATTGTCAGCATCTGCACCTCTTTCTAAAATAAAGAAGAATTGGGAGACGGatcttaattatattttttcagaTGAGGAATGGTCAAAGGCTCTCTGTCCTATACATTCCTCCTATTTGTGCCCGTCATTCATTAATACAGTTTAAGTTATTACACTGAATCTATTGGTCAAATAGACAATACTGATCAATTAAACCCTGATCTGGATCCTATATGTGACAGATGTCATCGAGCTCCAACCACTTTAATTCATAGTTTTTGGCATTGCACAGCACTGAACTCTTTTTGGGATGCTATTTTCAAGTCTTTTtctgatatatttaatttaattattgaacCTTGTCCTTTACTGGCATCATTTGTCCTTTCTCCCAAAAATATACCTTTGTCTTTGCTGCAATCAAACACTATGGCCCTCTGCTAATAATTGCTAAAATGCTTATCCTGCTGAACTGTAAAAAGCCTTCCCCACCCCATTACTCTCACTGAGTGCATGACTTGATGCAGTTCATCCAAACTGAAAAAAATAGATTCACTATGCTTGacaacaatgacattttttttttttttggcgtttAGCAACCATTTTTATCATACTTTAAGGAAAATCTAAATTGAATATCCACATATTATTTAACCATCCCTCCTTAATCACATGAACCTTGGTGCCCCTTTCCCTCACCCCTGGTTTAGTGATTAATGGTGAGCCCAAGAGAAactgcatttttgttttgtttttcactattATTGTCTGTTGAGATGGTATCTTTGAATAGAtactgtttctgtgtgtttttttaattaatttgtatttatttatttattttgattattgtcATTTTCGTTGCATTTATTGTATACATGTAAATGTCATGTACATGCTTttgtcactgtttttttttttttttttttttttaaacaacaataaaaagagtttaaaggtgcactcagaaattctaatccaatacagtttttgtcaaattctgcaaatatgtcctacagtctgctagctgtccgttcagtgggtgggctgaaaaaaaatctagtatttgtgcacagccctggctctgaaaatgggacaaaaacaaagtggatcggaccgatccacacaacactattccagccaatcagcaacagggggtggttcttgcgcctacacaggatggggggtgggggcagagcgagagggaaattcattagaagagcgacggcaaatctggctgatgcgaactttctaaactccaaggaggacaagtggctgagaaacagaccaagagaaaaaggtcagacaaatataaactaaaaaagaggGATTATGATAAGCCGAGGGCTAGGAGCTGCATCAACATTGGCGAGGTTTTTCAGCGGTGGAGaaacctccgagaggtaaaaggcttgaagacatATCCACTAATCGATAATGAAGTTCGTTCTCAATTATTTTCACTATCCGTTATTATAGATTTTAATGATTAGTTGTTAGTTAGATTAATTGCAGCATTATTTAAGTCCAACGGGGAGTAAAATACTAGCCAACTTACAAAAATGGTTTCCTGGTCCAGGAAACCATCTTCCGATGTAGGCTGCCATCAACCCTGGATTAATTCCAATCtgtatcattaaaaaatatgCAGTGTGTCATTAAAGTCTCTTTCGGCACAATTTCAGTTTAGTAAATATTTGACGTGATTCAAAAAGCTATTCCACACAAAGAAACACGTAAACTTACAATTACATAGTCAAGGTTGTAGGTAAGGATGTCAGGCAGTGTCTTCTTCAAGACTTCCTCTTCTGACATGCCCTTAAAGCGATCAACTTTCCTCCTCACTTTCTTGAAAGTCTCATCTATCTTCTCCTGTCCCTCAGCAGGTGGGGCCTCCTTATCCTCCTTGGCTTTTTTGGGTTTGGGTCCAGGTTTAGCTTTAACTTTAGGTTCTTTGCTCACTGGCCTTCCTCTCTTACCTTTAGCAGGTGCTGAAGGGGGACAACATGCCATCACATATTGGTATGCCAAATGTAACTAAATTGTACTGAATTGACATATGCAAAACTGGTTAAACTACCTTGCTGTGGAGTACAAGGCTCCTGTTGGACAGCATCTTCTGGGTGTACGGGCATCTGCTGCATGCCCCCCTCTTCTCTGGGTCCTTCcatcataaaggcagcattgcCATTAGCCATGTGGGGATACTGAGCCTGAAGGGCTTGCAGATGCTGCTGAGCTGACTGAACCCTATTTCAAAAGTAGCACAGGCCCTAAAGTAATCAGTCCAAATTAAAGTTGCATAAAACATCCAGTAAAACATTACAAGCATATTTATGACATAGATTATtgcctatatatacagtatgtaactgATATAAACAGGGGGATACTTGATACTTTAAGGAATGCAAATCATTAAGTGGAACCTGGGCTATTTTTGCTGCAAAATGAATTCATGTTAATAAGCGTTTTATGTTTAGGCAGGACCACAGCACATCAGTAATGGTGCAACCAGCAttttcaaaacacaaaaacaactgGCAACAAAAGTCAGTTTCCTTATGTGAACAGGTAATAGCAGGGCAAGTGTCATGAATGCGACACAGACTGGTTAGTAGCCTTCAAAATCAGACGGAAATGCTGAATGTTATTGGGCGATTCATAAAAATTGACAAgtaaatgtcctggtcctatttcaCTCCAAactgcaaagtaaaaaaaaaaactacaatgcttggtctaattaaattaattacaactTGGGgtaaaaaatgtgcttaagtgtcaggaaaataatgtcacaatgcaggtGTTCTTATTAGTACTTTaaagttgtattattttatatatttattttacttttttttttttttgcagttgtttGGGATTAACTATTACCAGGACACTTCCTTGACAAGTTTCGTGAAAATCACTCTTTTATAACATAGTGTATAGCATAATAAAACTAAAGGGATCGTAATTAATCTTGGCGCCAATTGATGACAAATGGGGGATACTCACTCACCATTGTTGGAGGTATTCCGAGGGGGCATTGGGCAAAGATCCATAGAGCCTTTCATCCATCTTAACGggatttaaataaatcaatattcgTGTTGATTTCAAGAGCAATTTCAGTGGTATTCTCACAGGGGAATTCTCATTTCTAACCAGCCTTTATATATAAGTGGCACTTTTATGACCCCATATTAGGTTAACTTTCAGCAGTTAAAACAGTTACATATATTAAGTATTTCTATCACTATATATAGCATTCATAAtctcaaataaattaataaataatacaattccCAGCCCCAGGTGCCCAATAAGCCAGTTACTAAAACACAAGTTTGTTGTGTTGGGCACCACTTAGTCATCCTGGACATCACACATCTCTGACACTGCTTGGCTATTTTACCACCAACTGCTAATTTATGGCGATATAAAACTACATTAAGCAGTTACACTTCAATCCAGCATTAAGACTACAGGTAAACAACAAAATAATCCTTTTTTCGTGAACAAAAGCAGTGTATGTTACACTTCTTAGCATGCTCGGCTAACACTGTCCTAGTGTGCCAGTTCACTGAGTACAATGAATGACGGTCGGTAGCTAATTGCGCAA
This genomic window from Myxocyprinus asiaticus isolate MX2 ecotype Aquarium Trade chromosome 48, UBuf_Myxa_2, whole genome shotgun sequence contains:
- the tdg.1 gene encoding thymine DNA glycosylase, tandem duplicate 1 isoform X3, whose amino-acid sequence is MANGNAAFMMEGPREEGGMQQMPVHPEDAVQQEPCTPQQAPAKGKRGRPVSKEPKVKAKPGPKPKKAKEDKEAPPAEGQEKIDETFKKVRRKVDRFKGMSEEEVLKKTLPDILTYNLDYVIIGINPGLMAAYIGRWFPGPGNHFWKCLFLSGFTEKLLNHMDDESLPEKYGIGFTNMVARATPGSKDLSSKELREGGKILVEKIKKFKPLIAVFNGKCIYEMFCRELFGKKPKTLEFGLQPHKIPDSETALYLMPSSSARCAQFPRAQDKVHFYIKLRELRDQLKGVIRSKEIEEVNYSFDLGMAKEDAKRIAVKEEQYDPGYEAAFGGTYGEPPPDMGQSNGYCNFSTSEETAQAAEKPPTNPNAVSQVQDGQWMMQSFADQIPDIGSSSQAQTWGV
- the tdg.1 gene encoding thymine DNA glycosylase, tandem duplicate 1 isoform X1; protein product: MDERLYGSLPNAPSEYLQQWVQSAQQHLQALQAQYPHMANGNAAFMMEGPREEGGMQQMPVHPEDAVQQEPCTPQQAPAKGKRGRPVSKEPKVKAKPGPKPKKAKEDKEAPPAEGQEKIDETFKKVRRKVDRFKGMSEEEVLKKTLPDILTYNLDYVIIGINPGLMAAYIGRWFPGPGNHFWKCLFLSGFTEKLLNHMDDESLPEKYGIGFTNMVARATPGSKDLSSKELREGGKILVEKIKKFKPLIAVFNGKCIYEMFCRELFGKKPKTLEFGLQPHKIPDSETALYLMPSSSARCAQFPRAQDKVHFYIKLRELRDQLKGVIRSKEIEEVNYSFDLGMAKEDAKRIAVKEEQYDPGYEAAFGGTYGEPPPDMGQSNGYCNFSTSEETAQAAEKPPTNPNAVSQVQDGQWMMQSFADQIPDIGSSSQAQTWGV
- the tdg.1 gene encoding thymine DNA glycosylase, tandem duplicate 1 isoform X2; this translates as MKGSMDLCPMPPRNTSNNGEVQSAQQHLQALQAQYPHMANGNAAFMMEGPREEGGMQQMPVHPEDAVQQEPCTPQQAPAKGKRGRPVSKEPKVKAKPGPKPKKAKEDKEAPPAEGQEKIDETFKKVRRKVDRFKGMSEEEVLKKTLPDILTYNLDYVIIGINPGLMAAYIGRWFPGPGNHFWKCLFLSGFTEKLLNHMDDESLPEKYGIGFTNMVARATPGSKDLSSKELREGGKILVEKIKKFKPLIAVFNGKCIYEMFCRELFGKKPKTLEFGLQPHKIPDSETALYLMPSSSARCAQFPRAQDKVHFYIKLRELRDQLKGVIRSKEIEEVNYSFDLGMAKEDAKRIAVKEEQYDPGYEAAFGGTYGEPPPDMGQSNGYCNFSTSEETAQAAEKPPTNPNAVSQVQDGQWMMQSFADQIPDIGSSSQAQTWGV